In Gemmatimonadales bacterium, a genomic segment contains:
- a CDS encoding DUF2380 domain-containing protein: MLEVALYTAGANLQQATDTAVARLATQALGDNVRALLGASVLDSGLVGRATRSDSARSITGGGKACNVIMACARYVGRTLGANWVVMSKVSKTSNLIWLFTGQLVNVRTGKLVMDDSTELKGDPGPMVRAGTRIFAERVVRTIREQEALSNK; encoded by the coding sequence GTGCTCGAAGTCGCCCTCTACACTGCTGGCGCGAACCTTCAGCAGGCAACCGATACCGCCGTCGCCAGGCTCGCGACGCAGGCTCTGGGGGACAACGTCCGCGCGCTGCTGGGGGCCTCAGTCCTCGACTCGGGGCTCGTGGGTCGGGCGACGAGATCCGATTCAGCTCGGTCGATCACCGGAGGCGGTAAGGCGTGCAATGTTATCATGGCCTGCGCCCGCTACGTCGGGCGCACCCTCGGAGCGAACTGGGTCGTGATGAGCAAAGTGAGCAAGACCAGCAACCTGATCTGGCTGTTTACGGGCCAGCTCGTCAACGTCCGCACCGGCAAACTGGTGATGGACGATTCCACAGAACTCAAGGGCGATCCCGGGCCAATGGTGCGAGCGGGCACACGCATCTTTGCGGAGCGCGTCGTGCGAACCATCCGGGAGCAGGAAGCGCTCTCGAATAAGTAG
- a CDS encoding ferritin-like domain-containing protein, with translation MEMDTLAELYINELKDLWSAENQILKALPRMIKAASANPLKQAFRAHEQQTREHVRRLEQIFRSLRASPRGKKCVGMEGLLKEGSELIKEKPEADVLDAGLISAAQHVEHYEMAGYGTVRTWAKLLGHADHAQLLQQTLNEEGNTDKALTKLAESINVAAENTDEEE, from the coding sequence ATGGAAATGGACACATTGGCCGAACTCTACATCAATGAGCTTAAGGATTTGTGGAGCGCCGAGAATCAGATTCTCAAAGCGCTGCCACGGATGATCAAGGCGGCGTCGGCCAACCCGCTCAAGCAGGCATTCCGGGCGCACGAACAGCAAACCAGGGAACACGTCCGACGCCTTGAGCAGATTTTTAGGTCCCTCCGCGCAAGCCCCCGAGGAAAGAAGTGCGTGGGTATGGAGGGCTTGTTGAAGGAAGGGTCCGAGTTGATCAAGGAAAAGCCGGAGGCCGACGTACTCGACGCGGGCCTGATCTCGGCCGCACAACACGTCGAGCACTACGAGATGGCGGGGTATGGCACCGTCCGGACCTGGGCGAAGCTCCTGGGCCATGCGGATCACGCTCAGCTGCTTCAGCAAACGCTCAACGAAGAAGGTAACACGGACAAGGCGTTGACGAAGCTGGCTGAGAGCATCAACGTCGCGGCGGAGAACACCGACGAGGAGGAGTAG
- a CDS encoding GlsB/YeaQ/YmgE family stress response membrane protein translates to MSILAWIILGLIAGFLGSKIVNKTGEGVLTDIVLGVIGAVVGGWLFNRFGAAGATGLNVWSLVVATIGAVIVLVLYHALAGKGKTI, encoded by the coding sequence ATGTCCATTCTCGCATGGATCATCCTTGGTTTGATCGCTGGATTTCTGGGTAGCAAGATCGTGAACAAGACCGGTGAGGGCGTGCTCACGGACATCGTGTTGGGGGTCATCGGTGCGGTGGTAGGAGGTTGGTTATTCAACCGATTCGGAGCGGCGGGGGCGACTGGTTTGAATGTGTGGAGCTTGGTCGTCGCCACCATCGGAGCAGTGATCGTGCTCGTGCTGTATCATGCCCTGGCGGGGAAAGGTAAGACCATCTGA